The DNA window GGTGACAAATTAGCCTGTTGGCAGGACGGCTTGGTGTGTCTAGCCATGTTCGGTCTAATAATTGACATGTTTGCTACATAAATTGAACTAACTTAAATCTAATCTGCAGTTctcccaaaaagaaaaaaatcaagccaAAAAAATTAAAGTGCATTCCTTACATgtttcagctgcagcagctaTAAATGATTTGGCTGCGATTCCAAAGACGGTAAACAGGTTGATGGTAAAAATGATGTATTTATGGGTAAAGTAAAAGCCTCCTTTCCCATTCCACATCATGGAAGGGAGTGTCTGCGCTGGACTTGAGCCCAGTCATGTCTTCCCTCTCCCTTcacttccttcctctcctccaacCCTCCGTCCCTCTTTGTTTAAGTTAGCAGGAGCTCGGCCCCCGGACTGCGATGATGACTTGTCTTGTATAGCAGTCGCCTCGCGCTTCCCAGAAATTGTGACAAAGACTGTGTGTTGTTTGGTAGAGATACGTGATGCATTAACCTCACCGTAACCATAAAACACACCAGCCGTAAACCTTCCTTCTCATCCAACAtgttcattttttatgtttgtggtttgttctttttttcctgcaacACGCTGAGGTTGATTTGGTTGAGCAACAAGAGTAGGCTATTATTCAGGACTAAACAAAGATTTAAAGATATCAACCAAGCCTGTACATGGAAGAGGTTTCAGAGATATTGGCCATATTTTGGAAGAATAGAGGGTAAATGGCATTCTCTCCCCTCATGatcatctttttttctccttgtcTCTTGTCTGTATGTctacctgcctgtctctctcaaaGGATTGATTGTCTTTATCGCTGAGCCAGCAGCCCCTCTCACGGGAGCTCTGAAAGAATACACGCAGGAAACAAAACATCTTGACTGCATAGCTGTACATATTTACTATTAGGGCTATGCAAACACATTAAACAGGACAAGTGGGAAATTGCCCCGGCGTTGACCCGCTTATTTGATAGTGCTGCCTAAAGGGAATGATTCAAATTAAATGTCTATGGCTGAATTTGGTCACCCCTGTGCTCGGTCCTTCCTTCTAATCAATGCATTTGCTGAGCTGATGAGATTTGGAAGAGGGTGAAGGGTCCAGTCATTTTTGACGTTTGTCAATAGGCCTGATTGATTGCTTCCTGCGCCATGGCTATCTTCTACTCTCAGTTAAGTGCAGCTCGAGATATGGATGGATACAGTCTCACATGGCCGAGCACAGGACTCGCTTGTACCAATAACGCTgtaaaagctgtgtgtgtgtgtgtgtgtgtgtgtgtgtgtaaaagcgTCAATGCAACATAGAGATCATGTTTATTCATTGGTTCTGGCTGTGTTATATTACTGTACATTCATAAGACAAAACTTCAAAGCTGTTAAAATAAGTGTAAATCATTTCCTAATAACCCCAACCTCTGCTCTTTCTTGCAGATTGTTCGAACTAACGCCATGAGTGGGCTTCTCAAGAGGAAGTTTGAAGAGGTGGATGAGGATCCATGCTACTCCtcactctcctccctctcctctgcctgCTCAGGCTGGGACTCGGAGGGGGAGAGCTGCTACTCGGACACCCTGGATTCCACTCCCAGCAACCCCAGCTCCCCAGCAACACATTTCAACAGTGAGTGTCCTCTTCCAGCAACAATAAATCATAGAAAAAGCTGATGGTACATGCTTTTAAATGCATTCTCTTGCCTTGTCTTTACTGCCCTGCGGAGGCTCTGATAACAAACCCATAAAAACGGGGGAGAGTTAAGGAATTTAGGCAGCTGGCAGCTCATGAAACATTTCACAGAAATTATTTCAGACTTCTGCAATGAATGCCCCTTTTGATTGTATGCCCTAAAGCTGCAAAATGGCTAATCACATTATGCAGTGGCTGCTCACCTTGGCTCGGTCTGCACCTTCTTCCCAGAGCcttgcagacagacagagcctcACCTTTTTTCTTGAGAGATATTGGTCGAGAGGCTTCACAGTGTTTCTGTCTGGACCTGGGTGCGTCTGCTGGCCTTTAGGGGACCGGCTGTGTTGGAGAGGGATTGTAGGGGGAGAAGGGCAAACATTTGTGAGGTTTCCAGGATGGCGGGGCAGGGAGCCAGGAGGAGAAGCGTGGCAGGTTGCCAAGGCTGGGAACACACAGAGCCTTGTCTGAAGCCCGGGCGTGCACCCAGCACAGGTGCTGAAAGAGGTTGGGTGAAGGGATACAAAAAAAGGGGGGTAGGACAATCAAGAAAAGAAGGCTTGCAGACACATCTAGAGGAGCAGATTGTGCAAACCATTATAATCCGGTGTTTGTGTTGGACAGAAAGATTCCTGCCATTATGAGGTGAAGGGGGAAAAACAGCCTGCAAAGCTATCCTGTTAGAGGCAGAAGAGTAGGTGTCATTTGTTTCCTGCAGGTGTCATAAGCCTGACTGGATTTGACGGATGTAAAGCTGAAACTGGCAGTTTGTTTCATCTGTATTACCCCTAGCGACAGATTTAGTCCACATAGTAAATCTACTGTCTGGACCTGCATTGGGGTAAAAGGTTGTTTTTCAACCTCTGAGCTTCAATTATCACACAGAGTACACACATTTTCCTGTTGGAGGGAAGTTGTTCAGGGTGTGTCCCAAAAAAAGCTCCATGGCTGAGAAAAAGGGAATCTACAAGAAATTCCCCACCACATAATAAAGGTGTAATGCAACACGTGGAGTAATAGCATCCTTTTCTTTTCACATATACAtggacaacattttttttacatgtcttAAAGCAAGGCTCAAAAGTTGTGTTGAATATTACTGGGCAGAGGAAGTGGAATTTCTAATAATGCTTGAATAATTGTTCCCACATATGGTTCCACTTTGATTCCCATATGGTTTCATTGTATTTGTCTGAGTATAGAAAGATGGCTAGTTGCTTTGGGTTCTGAATGTTTTCAACAGAGAAAGGACCTTTGACTCCTCTCAGTCACTGGGCCATTTGTGGCGATTGTCAGCTTGCACAGAGACCAGGGTGGGCCATTTTTATTCCTGTCCTGGAGCTACACTTCCACCCTCGACCTCTTCCGCAAGCCCCGAGCATTTATTCACCCGTTTGTGAGATCCTGGCAGCTCTGCTTCCTCCACAGTGTTGGCCACCACAAGGAAATTCCAGAACTGGGTGGTTTTTGTCTCAGAGTAGGACAAGAAACAAGGCTGAATGGATTCTCGTTAGTTTAGGTTTCACTTTAAAAGGATGTAAGTGTGTTCAGGCTCCTGTTAGCAGTGTGTTTTAATTAGGTACATGATAAGGCTTGGTTGAGGACTAGGGCAATGAATCAAAGGGGTGTCCTTTTACAGTCTGTTCAGCAGGGTTTGCACACATCTCAAGACTTCACATGGTGGGGCATTATGCCATCTAGTGGCACATAAAAACAATTAAGCCAGTTCGAAAGAATTCACCAATAACCATCTGGTTAAAAATCCAATCTCCTTCTTAGACAAGATGTATTCTTAATCTATTCTTTCCCCATCAACAGCAACATCCATCCTTAAGAAATCCAAGAGAGCACGACGGGGCAAAGTTACCTTTGACCAGGTGACAGTGTTCTTCTTCCCTCGGTGCCAGGGCTTCACCAGTGTTCCCAGTCGGGGAGGATGCACTTTAGGCATGATGCAGCGCCACAGCACGCTCCGCACATATTCGCTTGCTGAGTTTGCTGTGGAGCAGCGGCTCCTACGCCGGGAAAAATTCCTTAACAGACTTAGGGAGGAAAAGCTGGAAGCTCTCAAATTGAAGGTGAGCAAAGTTGCACTAAAGTGTATCAAATAATTtgtaaaaatccccaaattctGATGCGCAAATTCAGTACAACTATTactcatttgatgccttttgtcCTCACCAGCTAACTAAGAACGGAACCCAAGAGAACGAGGAGGCGGAACAGCTAACGGTGGACGACATCCCTGAGCAGGACATCGACATCAGTGGGGCCAATTTGGACGAGGTCTCTTTCCTCCAGCCCTACCCGCCAAAACGTCGCTACGGACTGCTCAAAGCAGCCGGTGTGAAGAAGATCGAAAAGGAGGAGAAGCGGCAGCTGCATGAACTGAGGATCTCCAGGGAGAACTGCGGTTGCGACTGCCAGGGCTTCTGCGAGCCTGAGACATGTAGCTGCAGCCTAGCTGGTATCAAATGTCAGGTAAGAGCCAAAAATCCCCTAAACTGCGATTCAACAACAAGGGCTCCAATCACAATACAATTAGGACTTCTTATCTGTAATTTTACAAGATATTTAACTACTTCCTTCTGCTTTCCACAGATGGATCATTCCTCTTTCCCATGTGGCTGTACCAAGGACGGCTGTGGAAACACAGAAGGGCGCATTGAGTTCAACTCCACCAGGGTACAGACGCATTATATCCACACTATCATGAAGCTAGAGCTGGAGAAGAGGCTGGAGGAGCAGTCGagcacagaggaggaggaggagaacacAACCACCTTACCAGCAGTGCCCTCCTTCCCCTTTAGTTCAGAATTGGCGGCAGCTGGAGAGAACAGTTGCAGCAGCGATATGACAGATTTATCAGACTCTTCAGGTCAGAGTGAGGACTCTGAGGCAGGTGAGAGCCGGTGTGAGCATCGCACCCAGCTGGATGTGGATGAGAAAGGCCTGAGCcgcattttcagtttcagtgacGCAGAGAACGGCTCACGAAGTATCAGGGACGGTGGGAACTGTAAAGACACTTGCTGCCCAGACCAACGGCATGAACAGCAACAGCCATCTACGGAGGCTTTTAGTAGCTTTAGCATGGTGGACTTTGCTGACGACAATGACAATATAGACGCCGCGCTGTTGGGCGATCACACAGACAATCGAGCAACAACCATTTCAGAACTTTTGGATGAGAACGCCAACCAGGAAAACGGCCTATTCCATAGCAGCAGTGTGCCGCGCACGCCCTCCCCTACCATCGATCGCTCTGCAAATTATAACATGGACCTGAGCCTCTCCTCGGAGTCAGACCTGGAGTTCTTTGACGGTTTCCCCTGCTTGGGGCCCAGCTCGCTCTACAACTCCCTCAAGGAGTACGAACACATGGACaacttttttcagtttcagttgcCTAGTTACCCTAGCTTCCCTCCGGCGAGCGACCCCGGGACCTGCCTCCTGGAGTCGCTGATTGGCCTTTCAGAATCCGTCCCAGAACCCCCTGCCACATTTACAGACAATCAGCTGTTGGAGGAAGCCATGAAGTTGTCTGTGATGGAGTCTGTGAAAGTTTGACAAAACGTGAAAATGTGTGGACGGTGCAAGAAAAAAATCATGGGTTTTGGAGGGGACCGACCATGCACATAAGAAGTCAATGTCAACGTGATTTTTGAAGGAAGCTGTGATTTCCTTCTTGCctaataaatgtttaaattcCAGACTTGCCTTCAAAacgttagcaaagcagtttgggATGATTGCTGTGTGAGATGGCAGCTAGTGTTAAAAGTGATACaaattaagatcaatttgcccAGGCCCATAGAAACCAATGATGGCTCTCAGTTCCTAAGAAAGCTCTTTTAACCAAACCCAGATCACCAACCATATGCTAAACAGGAATCAACCTTAACCAGGGCCAGGTTGGGAATCTCAACACAGCTGAATGTGCACCTCAGGGATTTTTTCTAGCTTTCTAGCTTTTGGAGGCAATGTATGGTGACCATTGCTGTGATGGCCTTCATATGGAACCGAGTCAAATCACAACATAGTCCTGTTCATGTCCTCCCTTTGGGCTTACACCCAGATGACTTGAGTAGGTAGGGTCCTCCCTGTGTTGAATCCTGAAGCTAGATGACTCTTTCTCCTCAAGATCTCTCCCAAGGGTCTTCTatggtacaaaaaaaaaatccctctaAAAGCTCCTCGATCAGCACTTTATCTGTGAAAATAGTTATGTAATAGGCATTGTTGTGGTTTTATGGGGTCGATTCAACAGTTCAACGCTAAATTATGGAGTTTCTTATTTATGAGCTGGGTAACTAGAAATAATGCTCATaccattttaaagctgtagcTTGTATTGTCTTTAttataacttttgtttttaaattatttcctttttatgattttattctatttatttcagataaagCCTACTTTCACTCAAGAAGCACTGTGGTTTGATATTTTCACCTGAAAGTGCaatcttccttccttttttccatatcacATTAAGTCATTGTTATGGGAAATGGGACCACAAGTCCATCAGAAAGTATTTAATATCTATTCtcttttacatttaacatttttgagGATAACTTATTATGTCATCACTTCATTAGTTATTTAATTTAAGACATTTTGGCAATAAAATGGGGTGTTGTGAAGTTTACTGGATGTGCCTGCTTATCAGGGGAGCCATGCCTGCCAATGGTGTGTGCACAGTGCTTCCATATAAGCTTCGGGACTGAAAACTGTGGAATCCCCCTAATCACTGAAACTAAATTATGGGTCTATTGTATCGCTGCCTATAATGTAACCATAGAAAATTACACTAATATTTTGTAACTAATTTATGTAGCTTGACAAAAGAATTCTAATCACTGACAAATTGAATATTTtattaagaaagaaaaatgagtaATTTTCAATCTGGGAAAACCTTTGTAATATATGAATTATAGAGATATGTATACTTATGAAGGTTATCGCTCTCTAGCATTCTGAAGTATTTTTCATAGGCAGTCTTATGGTTAGATATATTAGCAAAATGCCACTAAAACTAAGTAAATTGCAAAGATCAATTTGATTGTATTCTGAATTTCTTGGAAGTCTGTGACTTGGGTTACATTATGTGATAATTACACATGTAAAGGGTTTTTGTGGATAAAAACTGcatatattatacatttttttatcgcacACACAAACCCTGAAAATTGAAGCGTTGCCTCATTCGTGATAGAACACCTTTCAAAGGTGATTCTGCTGTCACCTGTGGGAACAGCTGAGGACACTAGAGAGTAGATGTACATATCTCACCCTTTCTACAGCTGTTTTAACAACCTTTCTGGACCCTTTAGAAATTATGCATGCAGGTCCTGTTTGTTAAAACTTCTTCTGATTACTTGTATACTTTGAAAAAGTGCTGAGTGCACATTGGAAATGTATTATTcgctttttgcctttttgatTACTTTGAAATCCATCCGATATATGTTCTTATGCCATGAAGAGGGCACTGATTTTTGCAAGCAAACATTTGTTTCTATTGTATAAAACATCAATTTTCATGAAGAAATGGCAACAGTAAGTGTTTATCAATGTAATGTATTACAGTACagcttttttaattttgttttcaaagaacGTGTCTTactttttgccttttgtgtTGTACATATTTCTGCTTGAATGGTCCTGCAGAGCAAACAGAGCAAACAAAgctgctttattttttacatattcACACCTTAACCTGCTGTTAAACAGTTTCTTTCATCTAAGCCATTTTGACAGCCTGTCCctccaaataataaaaaaaacattttctaaatgCTGTTGTTTGTCATATGCtgttttgttaaaatgaactTTAAGCTACATAATAAACCTGAGTGAAGTTTAGATTCAGAGGATAAGCAAATATGCCCATATTGCAGTCTTTGATTTATCTTATGCATATTTTATGTAGTCTTGGCTTCCTAACTGAAAAGATTTTCAATGGTTTCATGTTCTAACCTactaaaatcacattttctaTAGCATTAAAGGAAGTAAATAGTCCACGTTCACATTAAATGCATTgacattcttttgtttttttttgtgtgtaaaccACTGGAATTCATCTGTGGCTTCTGGTCTCCATGGTTAAGAGAAAAACACTTTATGTGATGTCACGCTGTAGTCTCCTGACTACCACCACAAACATATGGCCAGAAACTCCAGACAAGAAGGAAATGTCATGGTGGTGACTGCATATATAGCTCACATTTGGACAGCATTAAGAAAATGTGGTTCTCGTTAGTCCTTAGGTAGATGTTACAAGAATTCCTTTTGGTTTTCTTTGATTCTGACTACATTAAAAGGTTTTACCTCTGTGCCACGTTACCACTTAATAAGTCTAATATAAGTCCAGTCTCTTTGGTCTTTTGGTTTAAAACAGCCTTAGGATTTTGTCATCCACTGGGATTGCAGCAGATTGGGAGGTCAGAGGTTCAGGATTGTTACCATTCGCCCAGGGGCCCTTTAGCTGTGGCCCCATTTGCAGACTAGTTGTAAGCAAATGATATAGTATACTATAGTCAGTTATTTAGTCTTAACATGAAGCACTATCGCCACTCTTTGGCTAAATTAATGTTAAGCACACAAATGAATGAGATGCAAATTGATTTTATTTCACAGGTTCCATTTGAGAGAATACACTGTGCCACCTATAGGACtatctggagaaaaaaaa is part of the Sander vitreus isolate 19-12246 chromosome 22, sanVit1, whole genome shotgun sequence genome and encodes:
- the csrnp1b gene encoding cysteine/serine-rich nuclear protein 1b isoform X1 yields the protein MVIGYLTWCDRAGSESCNTMKPGGGSLPRHAPTHTIVRTNAMSGLLKRKFEEVDEDPCYSSLSSLSSACSGWDSEGESCYSDTLDSTPSNPSSPATHFNTTSILKKSKRARRGKVTFDQVTVFFFPRCQGFTSVPSRGGCTLGMMQRHSTLRTYSLAEFAVEQRLLRREKFLNRLREEKLEALKLKLTKNGTQENEEAEQLTVDDIPEQDIDISGANLDEVSFLQPYPPKRRYGLLKAAGVKKIEKEEKRQLHELRISRENCGCDCQGFCEPETCSCSLAGIKCQMDHSSFPCGCTKDGCGNTEGRIEFNSTRVQTHYIHTIMKLELEKRLEEQSSTEEEEENTTTLPAVPSFPFSSELAAAGENSCSSDMTDLSDSSGQSEDSEAGESRCEHRTQLDVDEKGLSRIFSFSDAENGSRSIRDGGNCKDTCCPDQRHEQQQPSTEAFSSFSMVDFADDNDNIDAALLGDHTDNRATTISELLDENANQENGLFHSSSVPRTPSPTIDRSANYNMDLSLSSESDLEFFDGFPCLGPSSLYNSLKEYEHMDNFFQFQLPSYPSFPPASDPGTCLLESLIGLSESVPEPPATFTDNQLLEEAMKLSVMESVKV
- the csrnp1b gene encoding cysteine/serine-rich nuclear protein 1b isoform X2; the encoded protein is MSGLLKRKFEEVDEDPCYSSLSSLSSACSGWDSEGESCYSDTLDSTPSNPSSPATHFNTTSILKKSKRARRGKVTFDQVTVFFFPRCQGFTSVPSRGGCTLGMMQRHSTLRTYSLAEFAVEQRLLRREKFLNRLREEKLEALKLKLTKNGTQENEEAEQLTVDDIPEQDIDISGANLDEVSFLQPYPPKRRYGLLKAAGVKKIEKEEKRQLHELRISRENCGCDCQGFCEPETCSCSLAGIKCQMDHSSFPCGCTKDGCGNTEGRIEFNSTRVQTHYIHTIMKLELEKRLEEQSSTEEEEENTTTLPAVPSFPFSSELAAAGENSCSSDMTDLSDSSGQSEDSEAGESRCEHRTQLDVDEKGLSRIFSFSDAENGSRSIRDGGNCKDTCCPDQRHEQQQPSTEAFSSFSMVDFADDNDNIDAALLGDHTDNRATTISELLDENANQENGLFHSSSVPRTPSPTIDRSANYNMDLSLSSESDLEFFDGFPCLGPSSLYNSLKEYEHMDNFFQFQLPSYPSFPPASDPGTCLLESLIGLSESVPEPPATFTDNQLLEEAMKLSVMESVKV